CTCCCTCAGTTCCTTGGCTTTTTGAATCTGAGCCTCTTCAGCGAGCCTTCTAGCCTCCTTCTCAGCCTCAACCGCAGCAAGATCGCGCTGGAACTCTTCCGTGGATCTGCGGGCCTCTTCCGCTCTTTGTTCGATGATATCTGGATGCTCTGGAGACTCACCAGATGCCCAGCGAGAAACCAGGGAAGACCAATTTTCGAGCAGAATCCTCTCGCCTCTGTTCTCACGAAGAGCGGAAAGCCATGTCCCAAAATCAGCCAGCTTATTGGGACCGTGCTCATCAATAAATCCTGCCGCGAGCACTTGAATTGTGCGGTACGAGTCAGGACCAGGGATGTGGGTTTTGCCGTTGCGATATCGGTAGGTAAAAGCAGGCTCCACAGTCTTTTTCACCAGCTCAAGGAGGGTATATTCAAAGTCCGCCCTGGTTGGATCCAAATCAAACGCTGATCCACCTACCTCAAACTGGTGGATGGGTGCCCGGCCCGATTGTTTCACACACCCACTTGTTTCATTAATAGCTGTTTCACTAAGAACTGTTTCACCGGCAATTTTTGCACCCTGGATAGCAGAAGGGGCCAGGCTTTCGGACCCCCTCCCGAGGTTCCCGTTTGGGGTCTGCGAGGTTCCCGTTTGGGGTCTGCGAGGTTCCCATTTGGGGTCTGTTGATATCGTTGAGTAATCTACGAGGTTCCCGTTTGGGGTCTGTTGATATCACAGAGTATTTTGCAAATCGCAGTGCCGGGCAGTTGAAGTCTTTGACCACTTCCTTGGTGTAAATTATAGAGTCAATATGGCACCATCCGTAGCTTTTTCGGGCTATCAGGAAGCGCCACAAGCCTACATCAACTGTATGATGTATCCGAAGGAGTCTGGTTTTCTGGAAGCGGAAGTCTTCTGAGCAGATCATTTGCTTTGCACGAAGAAGCTGAAGATATTTACGTGCTGAGTCAGACTTAATGTCCAGAGCAAAGGCTATTTCAGATTCAGTAGGATGCTCAAAAGTGCAGAGGGAGGCTAGGTAGAGCCAAAGAAGCTTTGCCCTGTATGGAATATCGAGATCCAGTAACAAGCGCGGTGCCTCAACATACCCATAATCCTCTTCAGAATAGGCGTGAGCATCATTGATTCTCGAATCAAGGCAAGCAAGGACTCTGGATTCCCATAGATGTGGCTTTATGATTGGGTTATGCGGGATATTGTAGCTTTGAAAAACACCCTTCCAGTAGTACGGGTCTGTGATATGAATCAAGACCTTCTCATTCAACGGATCTGTGCTAAGGAAGTCAAATACAACCATTCCCCTGACCTGGAGTGAATTAAGAAGCTCACTCACATTCTGCGGACTCATTTTTGCAGTCTTTGCCAGCTCCTTTTTCGTCGGGTTCTTCCTATCACCAATCAAACACAGGCAGATCATAAGCCATTTTTCATCAGCCGGTATTTTTGCTGTAATAAGGAAGTCAAAGATTTTTCCGTAACGACCAAGCGGGCGCCCATTGGAACCTATTCTTCTGAAGGCTTCCGCATGCTCTCGGATACGCTTATACGCTGGGTTCGTTATTAGTCGGACCCCGTTAGGTCCTACCGAGGCGGCCTCATCATTACGGACATCTGAATTTTCACTCTCTGACATACTCCGCGCTCCTTGCTCGGTATAGCATGTTGCAGCGGGAGTGGCTTTGTTATATCCTCAACCTGTAATAGTTGTGAGGTTGGAGCCACTCCTGGCCACGTTGCTGGGTTTAAGGTTTCAACCTTTAGTTTTTGTGTCATTCTCGAAGCCTCGCATTTATTGTTTCGTGTTCCTAAATCGCCAAACTTTACCGCTGAACTAGGAAGCTCCTGACCAAGCAGGATTCGTAACCGATATGCCCTTTACCTCCTTTCGCTATCGTTGAATGCCAAATCTGTCAGCGGTATGAGCGTGAACTTTATCGAAACACCCGAGGTCGCTAATCTCTATGAGATACGCACCTGCCCAACTTTGAGAGTTTATGCTGAGTTCTTTCACAAGCTCTGCGGACGCGAATGCGAGACGGGACGCCATAAGCACTCCAAGAAATGATTCCATAGATGAAGACAGTTTCCGCCATTATAGCGGATTTCCTTGCCGTGGAGATCACTTTTTGTGCGGAATAGTGTTCTCATCGCATCCCGCCTAGCTTGCCCCAACCTGGGCGCACGAACTCCTTTAAGTGACCAAAGGCCACTCGAGGGTTGGTGTCAAAATGGCATTAAACAGCGATTGATGATTTACGGCTTGAAAGCAGCACTGGAAGCGCTGCAAAGAAACCGTGAGCGCACACGATAGCTAGCAGGACCA
The window above is part of the Oligoflexus sp. genome. Proteins encoded here:
- a CDS encoding helix-turn-helix domain-containing protein is translated as MSESENSDVRNDEAASVGPNGVRLITNPAYKRIREHAEAFRRIGSNGRPLGRYGKIFDFLITAKIPADEKWLMICLCLIGDRKNPTKKELAKTAKMSPQNVSELLNSLQVRGMVVFDFLSTDPLNEKVLIHITDPYYWKGVFQSYNIPHNPIIKPHLWESRVLACLDSRINDAHAYSEEDYGYVEAPRLLLDLDIPYRAKLLWLYLASLCTFEHPTESEIAFALDIKSDSARKYLQLLRAKQMICSEDFRFQKTRLLRIHHTVDVGLWRFLIARKSYGWCHIDSIIYTKEVVKDFNCPALRFAKYSVISTDPKREPRRLLNDINRPQMGTSQTPNGNLADPKREPREGVRKPGPFCYPGCKNCR